Proteins encoded in a region of the Desulfovibrio sp. genome:
- a CDS encoding rhodanese-like domain-containing protein → METAENGIALNPVAGGNARLLKILAVLLVIACVETFAYWRFAVPADEGAGASAALSPEEARRYMRLATDMLVIDVRSQKEFADGHLPNAVNMPLYAFHHLVKDIPQKTAVLLHCQYGYRSRQAYKLFRRLRPDITHVWYVAGQLHFSLLQPEDAPQ, encoded by the coding sequence ATGGAAACAGCAGAAAATGGCATTGCCCTGAACCCGGTCGCAGGCGGTAACGCGCGGCTGCTGAAGATTCTGGCGGTGCTGCTGGTGATTGCCTGCGTTGAGACGTTTGCTTACTGGCGGTTTGCTGTTCCAGCGGATGAAGGTGCGGGGGCCTCTGCTGCCCTGTCACCGGAAGAAGCCCGCAGATATATGCGCCTGGCGACAGACATGCTTGTTATTGACGTGCGCAGTCAGAAGGAATTTGCCGACGGGCATCTTCCCAATGCCGTAAATATGCCTCTGTACGCCTTTCATCATCTGGTAAAAGACATTCCACAGAAGACTGCGGTGCTGCTGCACTGCCAGTATGGCTACAGGTCGCGCCAGGCTTACAAGCTGTTCAGACGTTTGCGGCCAGATATCACCCACGTATGGTATGTGGCGGGCCAGTTGCATTTTTCATTACTGCAACCAGAAGACGCCCCTCAATAG